TATAAGAGCCACCAAAACCGGTGGCTTTTTCTATGTACCTTAGCGAACGTTAGTGAGCTTAGGTACATTGATGCAGTTTGAGCGGAGCGAAAACTACGTTCCTTATTCTTTACGAGCATTAGCGAGTTTAGGTACATTGACGCAGTTCGAACGCTAGTGAGAACTACGATCTTTAAAAAACACATTCTATTTATGGTACCGAAGGTATCATTTTTTGCTATAATAGACTGTATGAGTAGAATTTTAGACAATGAAATCATGGGCGATGAAGAGGCCGTTGAACGGACGCTGCGCCCGCAATATTTACATGAATATATCGGTCAGGATAAGGTCAAGGACCAGCTGAAAATCTTTATTGAGGCAGCCAAGCTTCGGGATGAAGCGCTGGATCATGTCCTTCTTTTTGGCCCTCCGGGGCTGGGGAAAACCACCATGGCCTTTGTCATTGCCAATGAACTGGGCGTCAATCTCAAGCAGACTTCCGGTCCTGTCATTGAAAAGGCTGGTGACTTGGTAGCTATCCTCAATGATCTAGAGCCGGGGGATGTCCTCTTTATCGATGAGATCCATCGTCTTCCTATGTCAGTTGAAGAAGTGCTCTATAGCGCCATGGAAGATTTTTACATCGATATCATGATTGGCGCTGGTGAGAGCAGCCGGAGTGTCCATCTGGACCTTCCTCCTTTCACTTTGATTGGGGCGACAACGCGAGCTGGGATGCTGTCCAATCCCTTGCGCGCTCGCTTTGGGATTACGGGGCACATGGAATACTATGAGCAAGATGATTTGACAGAGATTGTCGAGCGGACCGCCGAGATCTTTGAGATGGAGATCACCCACGAAGCTGCCGAAGAGCTTTCTCTTCGTAGTCGGGGGACTCCTCGGATTGCCAACCGCTTGCTCAAACGGGTGCGCGATTTTGCCCAGATCATGGGGGATGGCTTGATTGACGATACCATTACCGACAAGGCCCTCTCTATGCTAGATGTGGACCATGAAGGGCTGGACTATGTCGATCAAAAGATCCTGCGTACCATGATTGAGATGTACGGCGGTGGCCCGGTCGGGCTTGGGACTCTATCGGTCAATATTGCCGAAGAGCGCGAGACCGTAGAAGATATGTATGAGCCTTACTTGATTCAAAAAGGCTTTATCATGCGGACCCGGACAGGGCGCGTGGCGACTCGCAAGGCTTACGAACACCTGGGTTATCCCTACAATGGAGACT
Above is a window of Streptococcus sp. LPB0220 DNA encoding:
- the ruvB gene encoding Holliday junction branch migration DNA helicase RuvB, encoding MSRILDNEIMGDEEAVERTLRPQYLHEYIGQDKVKDQLKIFIEAAKLRDEALDHVLLFGPPGLGKTTMAFVIANELGVNLKQTSGPVIEKAGDLVAILNDLEPGDVLFIDEIHRLPMSVEEVLYSAMEDFYIDIMIGAGESSRSVHLDLPPFTLIGATTRAGMLSNPLRARFGITGHMEYYEQDDLTEIVERTAEIFEMEITHEAAEELSLRSRGTPRIANRLLKRVRDFAQIMGDGLIDDTITDKALSMLDVDHEGLDYVDQKILRTMIEMYGGGPVGLGTLSVNIAEERETVEDMYEPYLIQKGFIMRTRTGRVATRKAYEHLGYPYNGD